A genomic stretch from Falco naumanni isolate bFalNau1 chromosome 8, bFalNau1.pat, whole genome shotgun sequence includes:
- the FGFR4 gene encoding fibroblast growth factor receptor 4 isoform X3 has translation MRPLLQVLLGLLLAAAAQRRTMEPDSLASGDDDEDSDGDSPHGDRNEEPVYMHRAPYWTHPHRMDKKLYAVPAGNTVKFRCPASGSPSPSIRWFKNGHEFRGEHRIGGIRLRHQHWSLVMESVVPSDRGNYTCLVENRFGSIRYSYLLDVLERSPHRPILQAGLPANTTALVGSDVEFFCKVYSDAQPHIQWLKHIEVNGSSYGPDGVPYVQVLKTADINSSEVEVLYLRNVSVEDAGEYTCLAGNSIGLSYQSAWLTVLPEEELVREAEAPEAKYTDIIIYTSGSLAVAMAIIIVVLCRMQTQSSKQPLEPMAVHKLSKFPLIRQFSLDSSSSGKSSTSLMRVTRLSSSCAPMLAGVMELDLPLDTKWEFPRDKLVLGKPLGEGCFGQVVRAEAYGIDRDRPDRAVTVAVKMLKDNATDKDLADLISEMEMMKLMDKHKNIINLLGVCTQDGPLYVIVEFAAKGNLREYLRARRPPTPDYTFDIAAMPEEQLSFKDLVSCVYQVARGMEYLESKRCIHRDLAARNVLVTAESVMKIADFGLARDVHDIDYYKKTSNGRLPVKWMAPEALFDRVYTHQSDVWSFGILMWEIFTLGGSPYPGIPVEELFKLLKEGHRMDRPSNCTHELYMLMRECWHAVPSQRPTFKQLVEGLDKILAAVSEEYLDLSMPFEQYSPSCEDSASSCSSDDSVFTHDPLPLAPRLFSYPSVRT, from the exons ATGCGACCCCTCTTGCAagtcctgctggggctgctgctggcggcTGCTGCTCAGCGCAGGACGATGGAGCCAG actCGCTGGCATCaggtgatgatgatgaagacAGCGATGGGGACAGTCCCCACGGAGACCGAAATGAGGAGCCTGTCTACATGCACAGAG CTCCATACTGGACTCACCCGCACCGGATGGACAAGAAGCTGTATGCAGTCCCCGCGGGGAACACAGTAAAGTTTCGCTGCCCAGCCtcgggcagccccagccccagcatccgCTGGTTCAAGAATGGACATGAATTCCGGGGGGAGCACCGCATCGGGGGCATCCGG ctccGGCACCAGCACTGGAGCCTGGTGATGGAGAGCGTGGTGCCCTCTGACCGCGGCAACTACACTTGCCTGGTGGAGAACAGGTTTGGCAGCATCCGCTACAGCTACCTCCTGGATGTGCTGG AGAGGTCCCCACACAGGCCCATCTTGCAGGCTGGGCTGCCCGCCAACACCACAGCCCTGGTGGGCAGCGATGTGGAGTTCTTCTGTAAGGTCTACAGTGATGCCCAGCCCCACATCCAGTGGCTGAAGCACATCGAGGTGAACGGCAGCAGCTACGGTCCCGATGGGGTCCCGTACGTGCAAGTGCTCAAG ACTGCAGACATCAACAGCTCCGAGGTGGAGGTGCTGTACCTGCGCAATGTCTCCGTGGAGGATGCTGGCGAGTACACCTGCCTGGCGGGGAACTCCATCGGCCTCTCCTACCAGTCTGCCTGGCTCACTGTCCTGCCAG AAGAAGAGTTGGTGCGGGAAGCTGAAGCCCCTGAGGCCAAGTACACGGACATCATCATCTACACCTCGGGCTCACTGGCCGTTGCCATGGCCATCATCATCGTGGTGCTGTGCCGGATGCAGACTCAGTCAAGCAAGCAGCCCCTGGAGCCCATGGCAGTCCACAAGCTCTCCAAATTCCCACTCATCCGACAG TTCTCCCTGGACTCCAGCTCCTCTGGGAAGTCCAGCACATCCCTGATGCGCGTCACTCGTCTCTCCTCCAGCTGCGCCCCGATGCTGGCCGGGGTCATGGAGCTGGACCTGCCCCTCGACACCAAGTGGGAGTTCCCGCGAGACAA gctggtgctgggcaaGCCCCTGGGGGAAGGCTGCTTTGGCCAGGTGGTGCGGGCAGAGGCTTACGGCATTGACAGAGACCGGCCGGACAGGGCTGTCACCGTGGCTGTCAAAATGCTGAAAG aCAATGCCACTGACAAGGACCTGGCTGACCTCATATCCGAGATGGAGATGATGAAGCTCATGGACAAGCACAAGAACATCATCAACCTCCTGGGAGTCTGCACGCAGGATG GGCCGCTGTACGTGATTGTGGAGTTTGCCGCAAAGGGCAACCTGCGCGAGTACCTCcgtgcccgccgccccccaaCACCTGACTACACTTTTGACATCGCGGCAATGCCCGAGGAGCAGCTCTCCTTCAAGGACCTGGTCTCATGCGTCTACCAGGTGGCCCGTGGCATGGAGTACCTGGAGTCCAAACGG TGCATCCACCGTGACCTGGCTGCCCGTAACGTGCTGGTCACAGCAGAGAGCGTGATGAAGATTGCAGACTTTGGCTTGGCCAGGGACGTCCACGACATCGACTACTACAAGAAAACCAGCAAC GGTCGCCTGCCAGTGAAGTGGATGGCACCTGAGGCCCTGTTTGACCGTGTCTACACCCACCAGAGTGATGT GTGGTCCTTTGGGATCCTGATGTGGGAGATCTTCACGTTGGGTGGCTCCCCCTACCCTGGCATCCCTGTGGAGGAGCTCTTCAAGCTGCTGAAGGAGGGGCACCGCATGGACCGGCCATCCAACTGCACTCATGAGCT GTACATGCTGATGCGGGAGTGCTGGCATGCCGTGCCCTCGCAGCGCCCCACCTTCAAGCAGCTCGTGGAGGGGTTGGACAAGATCCTGGCGGCTGTTTCAGAGGAG TACCTGGACCTCTCCATGCCCTTTGAGCAGTACTCGCCCTCCTGTGAGGACagtgccagctcctgctcctccgATGACTCTGTCTTCACCCACGACCCGCTGCCGCTGGCTCCCCGCCTCTTCTCATACCCCAGCGTGAGGACTTAa
- the FGFR4 gene encoding fibroblast growth factor receptor 4 isoform X2, with amino-acid sequence MRPLLQVLLGLLLAAAAQRRTMEPELFESPLLESEEEHLLLDPGNALKLYCDANQSGASIVWYKESRLLVPGGRIHLQQSLLEISEVAYEDSGFYVCRVRGTGEILRNFTISVVDSLASGDDDEDSDGDSPHGDRNEEPVYMHRAPYWTHPHRMDKKLYAVPAGNTVKFRCPASGSPSPSIRWFKNGHEFRGEHRIGGIRLRHQHWSLVMESVVPSDRGNYTCLVENRFGSIRYSYLLDVLERSPHRPILQAGLPANTTALVGSDVEFFCKVYSDAQPHIQWLKHIEVNGSSYGPDGVPYVQVLKTADINSSEVEVLYLRNVSVEDAGEYTCLAGNSIGLSYQSAWLTVLPEEELVREAEAPEAKYTDIIIYTSGSLAVAMAIIIVVLCRMQTQSSKQPLEPMAVHKLSKFPLIRQFSLDSSSSGKSSTSLMRVTRLSSSCAPMLAGVMELDLPLDTKWEFPRDKLVLGKPLGEGCFGQVVRAEAYGIDRDRPDRAVTVAVKMLKDNATDKDLADLISEMEMMKLMDKHKNIINLLGVCTQDGPLYVIVEFAAKGNLREYLRARRPPTPDYTFDIAAMPEEQLSFKDLVSCVYQVARGMEYLESKRCIHRDLAARNVLVTAESVMKIADFGLARDVHDIDYYKKTSNGRLPVKWMAPEALFDRVYTHQSDVWSFGILMWEIFTLGGSPYPGIPVEELFKLLKEGHRMDRPSNCTHELYMLMRECWHAVPSQRPTFKQLVEGLDKILAAVSEEYLDLSMPFEQYSPSCEDSASSCSSDDSVFTHDPLPLAPRLFSYPSVRT; translated from the exons ATGCGACCCCTCTTGCAagtcctgctggggctgctgctggcggcTGCTGCTCAGCGCAGGACGATGGAGCCAG AGCTATTTGAGAGCCCGTTGCTGGAGTCAGAAGAGGAACATCTCCTGCTGGACCCGGGCAATGCATTGAAGCTGTACTGTGACGCCAATCAGAGTGGTGCCAGCATAGTCTGGTACAAGGAGTCCCGGCTGCTTGTCCCGGGGGGTCGCATCCATCtccagcagagcctgctggAGATCTCGGAGGTCGCCTACGAGGATTCAGGGTTCTACGTGTGCCGGGTGCGGGGCACTGGGGAGATCCTACGCAACTTCACCATTTCCGTAGTGG actCGCTGGCATCaggtgatgatgatgaagacAGCGATGGGGACAGTCCCCACGGAGACCGAAATGAGGAGCCTGTCTACATGCACAGAG CTCCATACTGGACTCACCCGCACCGGATGGACAAGAAGCTGTATGCAGTCCCCGCGGGGAACACAGTAAAGTTTCGCTGCCCAGCCtcgggcagccccagccccagcatccgCTGGTTCAAGAATGGACATGAATTCCGGGGGGAGCACCGCATCGGGGGCATCCGG ctccGGCACCAGCACTGGAGCCTGGTGATGGAGAGCGTGGTGCCCTCTGACCGCGGCAACTACACTTGCCTGGTGGAGAACAGGTTTGGCAGCATCCGCTACAGCTACCTCCTGGATGTGCTGG AGAGGTCCCCACACAGGCCCATCTTGCAGGCTGGGCTGCCCGCCAACACCACAGCCCTGGTGGGCAGCGATGTGGAGTTCTTCTGTAAGGTCTACAGTGATGCCCAGCCCCACATCCAGTGGCTGAAGCACATCGAGGTGAACGGCAGCAGCTACGGTCCCGATGGGGTCCCGTACGTGCAAGTGCTCAAG ACTGCAGACATCAACAGCTCCGAGGTGGAGGTGCTGTACCTGCGCAATGTCTCCGTGGAGGATGCTGGCGAGTACACCTGCCTGGCGGGGAACTCCATCGGCCTCTCCTACCAGTCTGCCTGGCTCACTGTCCTGCCAG AAGAAGAGTTGGTGCGGGAAGCTGAAGCCCCTGAGGCCAAGTACACGGACATCATCATCTACACCTCGGGCTCACTGGCCGTTGCCATGGCCATCATCATCGTGGTGCTGTGCCGGATGCAGACTCAGTCAAGCAAGCAGCCCCTGGAGCCCATGGCAGTCCACAAGCTCTCCAAATTCCCACTCATCCGACAG TTCTCCCTGGACTCCAGCTCCTCTGGGAAGTCCAGCACATCCCTGATGCGCGTCACTCGTCTCTCCTCCAGCTGCGCCCCGATGCTGGCCGGGGTCATGGAGCTGGACCTGCCCCTCGACACCAAGTGGGAGTTCCCGCGAGACAA gctggtgctgggcaaGCCCCTGGGGGAAGGCTGCTTTGGCCAGGTGGTGCGGGCAGAGGCTTACGGCATTGACAGAGACCGGCCGGACAGGGCTGTCACCGTGGCTGTCAAAATGCTGAAAG aCAATGCCACTGACAAGGACCTGGCTGACCTCATATCCGAGATGGAGATGATGAAGCTCATGGACAAGCACAAGAACATCATCAACCTCCTGGGAGTCTGCACGCAGGATG GGCCGCTGTACGTGATTGTGGAGTTTGCCGCAAAGGGCAACCTGCGCGAGTACCTCcgtgcccgccgccccccaaCACCTGACTACACTTTTGACATCGCGGCAATGCCCGAGGAGCAGCTCTCCTTCAAGGACCTGGTCTCATGCGTCTACCAGGTGGCCCGTGGCATGGAGTACCTGGAGTCCAAACGG TGCATCCACCGTGACCTGGCTGCCCGTAACGTGCTGGTCACAGCAGAGAGCGTGATGAAGATTGCAGACTTTGGCTTGGCCAGGGACGTCCACGACATCGACTACTACAAGAAAACCAGCAAC GGTCGCCTGCCAGTGAAGTGGATGGCACCTGAGGCCCTGTTTGACCGTGTCTACACCCACCAGAGTGATGT GTGGTCCTTTGGGATCCTGATGTGGGAGATCTTCACGTTGGGTGGCTCCCCCTACCCTGGCATCCCTGTGGAGGAGCTCTTCAAGCTGCTGAAGGAGGGGCACCGCATGGACCGGCCATCCAACTGCACTCATGAGCT GTACATGCTGATGCGGGAGTGCTGGCATGCCGTGCCCTCGCAGCGCCCCACCTTCAAGCAGCTCGTGGAGGGGTTGGACAAGATCCTGGCGGCTGTTTCAGAGGAG TACCTGGACCTCTCCATGCCCTTTGAGCAGTACTCGCCCTCCTGTGAGGACagtgccagctcctgctcctccgATGACTCTGTCTTCACCCACGACCCGCTGCCGCTGGCTCCCCGCCTCTTCTCATACCCCAGCGTGAGGACTTAa
- the FGFR4 gene encoding fibroblast growth factor receptor 4 isoform X1 produces the protein MSQGTRAPSTPHPPCDGHTEGWDTLVSPQVPTCGWLGWGGYGCAGSWAVSALHVHMPAAGHWQAGHHWVLGGSQLCLRHVEVWWHIARRVWCPHLVRQNRLEHPAPLLLQKDCGMCGLGWGHCFVSLCLRAESSPLPAHRVAELGTRLSHTTCSPRWGGCMVGSCCLGRVSTGVGAHRVSPELFESPLLESEEEHLLLDPGNALKLYCDANQSGASIVWYKESRLLVPGGRIHLQQSLLEISEVAYEDSGFYVCRVRGTGEILRNFTISVVDSLASGDDDEDSDGDSPHGDRNEEPVYMHRAPYWTHPHRMDKKLYAVPAGNTVKFRCPASGSPSPSIRWFKNGHEFRGEHRIGGIRLRHQHWSLVMESVVPSDRGNYTCLVENRFGSIRYSYLLDVLERSPHRPILQAGLPANTTALVGSDVEFFCKVYSDAQPHIQWLKHIEVNGSSYGPDGVPYVQVLKTADINSSEVEVLYLRNVSVEDAGEYTCLAGNSIGLSYQSAWLTVLPEEELVREAEAPEAKYTDIIIYTSGSLAVAMAIIIVVLCRMQTQSSKQPLEPMAVHKLSKFPLIRQFSLDSSSSGKSSTSLMRVTRLSSSCAPMLAGVMELDLPLDTKWEFPRDKLVLGKPLGEGCFGQVVRAEAYGIDRDRPDRAVTVAVKMLKDNATDKDLADLISEMEMMKLMDKHKNIINLLGVCTQDGPLYVIVEFAAKGNLREYLRARRPPTPDYTFDIAAMPEEQLSFKDLVSCVYQVARGMEYLESKRCIHRDLAARNVLVTAESVMKIADFGLARDVHDIDYYKKTSNGRLPVKWMAPEALFDRVYTHQSDVWSFGILMWEIFTLGGSPYPGIPVEELFKLLKEGHRMDRPSNCTHELYMLMRECWHAVPSQRPTFKQLVEGLDKILAAVSEEYLDLSMPFEQYSPSCEDSASSCSSDDSVFTHDPLPLAPRLFSYPSVRT, from the exons ATGTCCCAGGGGACCAGAGCCCCATCTACCCCACATCCCCCCTGTGATGGCCACACAGAGGGCTGGGACACACTTGTGTCCCCCCAGGTCCCCACGTGCGGGTGGTTGGGCTGGGGTGGGTATGGCTGTGCTGGCAGTTGGGCTGTTTCTGCCCTCCATGTGCACATGCCAGCTGCTGGCCATTGGCAGGCAGGGCACCACTGGGTGTTGGGGGGGTCCCAGCTGTGCTTGAGGCATGTGGAGGTCTGGTGGCACATAGCCAGGAGGGTTTGGTGCCCTCATTTAGTGAGGCAGAACAGGCTTGAGCACCCTGCGCCACTGCTCCTGCAGAAGGACTGTGGCATGTGTGGCCTTGGATGGGGACACTGCTTCGTGTCCCTGTGCCTCAGGGCAGAGTCcagccctctgcctgcccacagAGTGGCAGAGCTAGGCACCAGGCTGTCTCACACCACATGCTCCCCACGCTGGGGTGGGTGCATGGTAGGGTCCTGCTGTCTGGGCAGGGTGAGCACTGGGGTGGGTGCTCACAGGGTCTCTCCAGAGCTATTTGAGAGCCCGTTGCTGGAGTCAGAAGAGGAACATCTCCTGCTGGACCCGGGCAATGCATTGAAGCTGTACTGTGACGCCAATCAGAGTGGTGCCAGCATAGTCTGGTACAAGGAGTCCCGGCTGCTTGTCCCGGGGGGTCGCATCCATCtccagcagagcctgctggAGATCTCGGAGGTCGCCTACGAGGATTCAGGGTTCTACGTGTGCCGGGTGCGGGGCACTGGGGAGATCCTACGCAACTTCACCATTTCCGTAGTGG actCGCTGGCATCaggtgatgatgatgaagacAGCGATGGGGACAGTCCCCACGGAGACCGAAATGAGGAGCCTGTCTACATGCACAGAG CTCCATACTGGACTCACCCGCACCGGATGGACAAGAAGCTGTATGCAGTCCCCGCGGGGAACACAGTAAAGTTTCGCTGCCCAGCCtcgggcagccccagccccagcatccgCTGGTTCAAGAATGGACATGAATTCCGGGGGGAGCACCGCATCGGGGGCATCCGG ctccGGCACCAGCACTGGAGCCTGGTGATGGAGAGCGTGGTGCCCTCTGACCGCGGCAACTACACTTGCCTGGTGGAGAACAGGTTTGGCAGCATCCGCTACAGCTACCTCCTGGATGTGCTGG AGAGGTCCCCACACAGGCCCATCTTGCAGGCTGGGCTGCCCGCCAACACCACAGCCCTGGTGGGCAGCGATGTGGAGTTCTTCTGTAAGGTCTACAGTGATGCCCAGCCCCACATCCAGTGGCTGAAGCACATCGAGGTGAACGGCAGCAGCTACGGTCCCGATGGGGTCCCGTACGTGCAAGTGCTCAAG ACTGCAGACATCAACAGCTCCGAGGTGGAGGTGCTGTACCTGCGCAATGTCTCCGTGGAGGATGCTGGCGAGTACACCTGCCTGGCGGGGAACTCCATCGGCCTCTCCTACCAGTCTGCCTGGCTCACTGTCCTGCCAG AAGAAGAGTTGGTGCGGGAAGCTGAAGCCCCTGAGGCCAAGTACACGGACATCATCATCTACACCTCGGGCTCACTGGCCGTTGCCATGGCCATCATCATCGTGGTGCTGTGCCGGATGCAGACTCAGTCAAGCAAGCAGCCCCTGGAGCCCATGGCAGTCCACAAGCTCTCCAAATTCCCACTCATCCGACAG TTCTCCCTGGACTCCAGCTCCTCTGGGAAGTCCAGCACATCCCTGATGCGCGTCACTCGTCTCTCCTCCAGCTGCGCCCCGATGCTGGCCGGGGTCATGGAGCTGGACCTGCCCCTCGACACCAAGTGGGAGTTCCCGCGAGACAA gctggtgctgggcaaGCCCCTGGGGGAAGGCTGCTTTGGCCAGGTGGTGCGGGCAGAGGCTTACGGCATTGACAGAGACCGGCCGGACAGGGCTGTCACCGTGGCTGTCAAAATGCTGAAAG aCAATGCCACTGACAAGGACCTGGCTGACCTCATATCCGAGATGGAGATGATGAAGCTCATGGACAAGCACAAGAACATCATCAACCTCCTGGGAGTCTGCACGCAGGATG GGCCGCTGTACGTGATTGTGGAGTTTGCCGCAAAGGGCAACCTGCGCGAGTACCTCcgtgcccgccgccccccaaCACCTGACTACACTTTTGACATCGCGGCAATGCCCGAGGAGCAGCTCTCCTTCAAGGACCTGGTCTCATGCGTCTACCAGGTGGCCCGTGGCATGGAGTACCTGGAGTCCAAACGG TGCATCCACCGTGACCTGGCTGCCCGTAACGTGCTGGTCACAGCAGAGAGCGTGATGAAGATTGCAGACTTTGGCTTGGCCAGGGACGTCCACGACATCGACTACTACAAGAAAACCAGCAAC GGTCGCCTGCCAGTGAAGTGGATGGCACCTGAGGCCCTGTTTGACCGTGTCTACACCCACCAGAGTGATGT GTGGTCCTTTGGGATCCTGATGTGGGAGATCTTCACGTTGGGTGGCTCCCCCTACCCTGGCATCCCTGTGGAGGAGCTCTTCAAGCTGCTGAAGGAGGGGCACCGCATGGACCGGCCATCCAACTGCACTCATGAGCT GTACATGCTGATGCGGGAGTGCTGGCATGCCGTGCCCTCGCAGCGCCCCACCTTCAAGCAGCTCGTGGAGGGGTTGGACAAGATCCTGGCGGCTGTTTCAGAGGAG TACCTGGACCTCTCCATGCCCTTTGAGCAGTACTCGCCCTCCTGTGAGGACagtgccagctcctgctcctccgATGACTCTGTCTTCACCCACGACCCGCTGCCGCTGGCTCCCCGCCTCTTCTCATACCCCAGCGTGAGGACTTAa